From the Tigriopus californicus strain San Diego chromosome 4, Tcal_SD_v2.1, whole genome shotgun sequence genome, the window TCAAGCTCCAATACTCTGATGCAGAGGGTAGCTCCAAACACTGGGCACACGatggttttcaaaaaagcatatGGATATcaaaaatgctccaaattCGTTCAAACTTGGTTCACGAATAACTTTTCTTATGGCAAGCAAGACACGAAGGAACTGTATATCTATAGATCTACCATTatggcatgtcaagtgaaggaaattcaaggaaaactgTGGTCTGACACTCTGATCTTGGGCATTTTAGGGAGGGAGAACGTAGACAAACATCACTGTCAAatcgcaccatccgcccattgaatgttcaataatcgagtgattttgagtaaactgtgttacaaaacccaacaaaatgagcatgtttggtgtaattcggtgaacgcactatcaaattgggtCAATACGACAATGCTAGTTGCTTagaagcatgtaaaatggaattagtgtcaaaattcaatggatgcacagtgcggtttggttgggcatggtgtctttgattttactccatggaataacgtcagttgttcatgaacgcgctcacttgacaagccctgtAAGTTAAGCAGCTAGTGATTTGgattgcaaattggaaagcatcccaaaattgctttttgccGGACGGTCCCCATTCTCCAATGCAACCGTCCGGAACACCTCCATATAGATGCTTTACAGCTTGAAGAAGCATTTCCTGGAAACTAGAGACCCAAAACAAAGACATGATTCAGTTGTAAACATTGTACCAAACCACCTCTGACATAAAAAGCACAGAGGTCAAAGTAGAAACGAATCTCTGAAGACTTCTTGTTAGGCTAAATGGGGCCAGAGTGTAAGCCACTAGGGAACATCAAGTTGCGTTCAAGACCTTTCATTGAGGTCCAGGGATGTATCCAAGACACTTTTGACCTTCAAGTTTTCCATGGAAATGAGGCTGGAGCAATGATAGAAGATTACCAAAGAACATGATTCTTTTTTAAGCTAAGAAGTTCCTCTTTGACAATTCCAGGATAAACAAGAAGAGCAAAGTATTTGGCGGACTCCTAAAAGCTCAAATATGATTTGTTATTAAAACAATCGTTAAGCCCATACCATTTTTGGGTCCAGTTCCAATGTCATCACTTCCCGTAGTGCTATGGAGACCACATGAAGTTAGATAATGAATAATGAGGTGCACATCAATATCCTCAACAATTCTTTGCGGCAATACCTATACCCTCAAGAGTTCTAGCACCAATACGAACATTCTTGTCTAATCACAGGTTGCTTCAGCGAACATGTTGAAGAACTAAGGTTTCAgatcaaaagtatttttgatttCTACACTAGACAGACTGAAGTTTaatgatctttttcatttgggcAAAGCATCCAAACCCCACAACTCAGTTGAGACATTGCTGTCCCCACTTTGAAGAGCCATGTTGTCATCAAACTAAGTTATCAAGACCAATCGCATCTTTCCCATGCCAGGGACACAAATAGTTAAAAATGTGGGGGAACCATATCTAACAGTTTCTAGATAAGGCCAAAGCGAACAACTTTTTGTTCAGTGGCATTCCCTATAATCAAAGTTTCTATCCACTACTAAGAGGTTCATTTTGAGTTGCAGAGTGTACCCAGTGTTTGGAGCCACCCTGCAAATAGTCAAACATCgtcaaaatttgatcattATAATCTTTTAGGGTATAACCCATTAACAACTCATTTCATTCAGCATCTCATGATTCTATGAATCACAAATCAGTTCCAAAACATTCGAGCTCGATCAAACAACCCAAGAATCATTTCAAGCAAGTAGGACGCTCTTTTACTTATCAGGAATTCATCATGTCTGACGTCTTGAGTCGGGCCAAAGAAAAGTCTCGTCGGCGGAAAGAGCCCATAGAACACACCTTGGGCATCGACGACATGATCGACCCTGGACGGGTCCAGCCCCGCCTATATGAAAGGAGTCGGAGCTCATGTAGGGTTGTCATGTGAATTCACCTTCCATTTCAGGGCTGATGATATCGATTTGAGGCGAAAAGAACCAAATCATCTGTCGAATATGAGTTAAGAAGGCTCTTGAGAATTCTCATGGATTATGTGAAGGAAGAAAGTGACCAGGGTCAATAATTTTGTGCGGGAAAAGCTCAGCGGAAAATGGATATCTACGTTTTTCAATGTTAGACCAGAATGATAAAATTATTAGACCCAATCAATCTTACCTTTATGAGTTCAGTGATACCCTAACGAATGTGGATATACAATGTGATTATAGTTTAATACTTAGTATTTCGTCGAAACTGATGACCCTAccagaagaaaaggaaagagaaatCTAATTACGGGCAATTGCTCATGTTAGATGGTCAACCTCGGATCTTTGCCCCGTTGAGTCCTGGGTCCCAAATACAGAAATACCACGGCCTTTAATTTCAGTCGTCTTAGGCGAAAATACAAGACAACACCTTTGCTGTCTGATGTCCTTTTGAACCTTGCCCTTTGGGTAAGAAATGAATTTAAATTTTGACAGTTTAACAGTACCACCTTCTGCGTACAAGAATGACTGCAATTAGGCAGCATTGGTCTTGTTCACTTGGCTTAGATTGTATCATGCAAGCAGAACCCATATTTCTATAGTTCACGTATGATTCACACTTTCTATGAGTGCCTCTATTAGGTTTTTACGTGTACATGAGTTGGATTTAAGCGATTGTTCATGATTTCTAGGTGGAGTGGGCTATCTTGTTTGCCTAATTATGACTGTTCAGTACAAGTAGTACAAGTATAGTAATACAAGTCCAATCGATAGTGCATGGATGAATTATACTTCTTTTTAACCGTGCATATGACTTGTATTTACTTGGTAAAGATTACTTAATGAGCGGAAGTATTTGGCttcgaagaaaaatatttgcataaGGAAAGCAAAATCGcgtcttgaaaatgtcaagtcATGCCCAATTATATGTTCCGGGATTATCTGTTGTACTAATTCATTACCACCTTATACTTTGATAGCCCctttcaaaactgaaagaatAGATCGGCGACGAAGTTCGAAACACTCTTTGGTCGCAAATAATCAAATCCCtgatcatcttcattgctccgcttcagaatagtcacattttcaatcacacaattttcaaatgcGCGCTTTTTCCACGAGCCCTGTTGACTAGTTGGCTGTTGACTCGATTTCGTCCCTGAAAAttttaggtgtagtccttcaATATAACTTAAAGTTCGAGGCCAATAGCATTGTACTACTTGTGGGCACTAATGCACTTTTTCATGGAAAATGAGGATATCTCTGGATCGGTCTTTACTTGCATCCCTCCCTTAATTTTCAATTAGCAAACGtgaaaagtgttccaaacgGCGCTTGAAACTGAGCCTCAAAATAGATCAACTTAATGCCAAAAACGTTTTTATTGCCTTCGTTTCATAAATGTGATTCTCCATCACACAGACAAAAGAAAAGTCATCCAATTCTGATCCAATCCAGAAACAATCCAGGAGGTTGTTTAACATGGAACAATCTTGCAAGTATGGAAGTGCCAAACACGATCTCTGAaagttgaaatattgacagaaATCTAGATGTACCCATCAATTTTATCATAAGGGGCAAAAAGGACATACTCATCATGGTTGCTATGGACGGAATCAGCTCCAGTCAAAAAATATCCAGGATCGACCCTGAAAGACAGTGGTCCGTCATATTGATTTGCTGCGGCGGAGATTGAGCACTCTGAGTAGCAAAGGTTGGGCTTGCTGCAGCACTTGAAGCTCCAGACACGGTCTTCGTGGTGATTGTTGTTAGTAGATTCCACACCAGTAACCACTCCATTACTGCACTGTGAATATAGGACAGATTTAAGGTTTCTATTCTCCCTTCAATTGGTGGGGGATTATTATGGCTGTGCCAATTACCGCGAAATTCAATGGCTCGTCATATTGATTCACATCACGTGACCACGAACAAGATTCAAATTCGTATCCAGAAGGCTGGCATCTCCAGTCCCACATTCGGTCCTCATGATGGTCGTTATGGACACTCTGCCAGGGAAAGAAAGGCAATTAATGATGTgtaaattttgtttttttcttcaatgacACATCTTGCCACTGATGGCCAAGAATGACGTAATTGCTCCTCTTATAGCTTGCCTTCGAGAATAAATGATGGTTTTTAGCGCAAAAGGATGTTccaaagtttaaaaaaaagtagcgattttttttgtagtaATGGCACATTAAgatctaaatttgaaattttgagatCCATACAATCTTTATAATACGTTGGTGGTTAGGAAAATATATAAATACAAAGATGAGTAACATGTGTCTTAATGCTCCATTTGATATTGCAGGCAATTACAATCCCAAGAGAGCTGCAGACGTCCTCAATAAACCACATGTGCCCAGATCTAACGTCTTTAACTTAAATTTGGTCAAAGATGTGAACTGAACAAAGGGTAGCAAAGAGTAAGCGGAACGAATTGTGAGGAAAAAGGtcgcaaaaaagaaatgcgCTCAAAACGAAGGGGGACTACATCTTTTGACAAATATATAACAGGCCAAAATTGTGGACCAGAAAATCTCTTGAGAGCACGATTCCACCCCAAAAAACGTTCTACAAATCATAGTCGCGTTTTTGGTTGGGTATTAGCTCAATTTCGAGGGCTCGTCAACCACGTATGATCTTACCTCGACCTCGTAGATGGAATC encodes:
- the LOC131879267 gene encoding hemagglutinin/amebocyte aggregation factor-like — protein: MSWLSITSLLTLLDLASAWDNDYDGFLKKECLPNDSIYEVESVHNDHHEDRMWDWRCQPSGYEFESCSWSRDVNQYDEPLNFACSNGVVTGVESTNNNHHEDRVWSFKCCSKPNLCYSECSISAAANQYDGPLSFRVDPGYFLTGADSVHSNHDEDRVWHFHTCKIVPC